One Malus domestica chromosome 11, GDT2T_hap1 genomic region harbors:
- the LOC108169413 gene encoding aluminum-activated malate transporter 2-like has product MASPAVRDQDNHNDAENSSIGYCGKVMNKVVEFPRKLKKLGQDDPRRIVHSLKVGLAVLLVSLLYYFQPFYNGLGDTAMWAILTVVVVFEFSVGATLGRGLNRILATFLAGALGFGVHHLANLSGDIAHPILIGIFVFLLAASVTFIRFFPRMKARYDYGLLIFILTFCLISVSGYRDEEILEMAHKRASTILIGAFIAVFVCVFICPVWAGEDLHNSVAKNIEKLGSFLEGFGDEYFKVVGSGESNMAHLQGYFSVLNSKQSEETQANFARWEPRHGRFRYRHPWRYYLKIGNLTRQCAYRIDTLSGYLNSEVQTLLNIQNNQVQELCMKMSSESGKALKELAWALKTMTEPCSAASSHITKSRAAANNLKSMLRTNAAAVAGVGGDQVRLLDIVPAVTVASLLSEIVAYAEPIEKSIQKLASLQHVQFKSAERKKPTALTSCKTSSSNVGPHHVITMDRLASLQVQESNKEIGSKFQRIRSAV; this is encoded by the exons atggcatctCCAGCAGTTCGTGATCAGGACAACCACAACGATGCAGAAAATAGTTCGATAGGTTATTGTGGCAAGGTGATGAACAAGGTGGTGGAATTTCCAAGGAAATTAAAGAAGCTTGGACAAGATGATCCCAGAAGGATTGTTCATTCCCTTAAAGTTGGATTAGCAGTTCTTTTGGTGTCATTGCTCTATTACTTCCAGCCTTTCTATAATGGTCTTGGTGACACTGCCATGTGGGCTATTCTAACTGTGGTGGTTGTCTTCGAATTTTCAGTAG GAGCAACACTGGGAAGAGGTTTAAACAGGATCCTGGCGACATTCCTAGCAGGCGCTCTAGGATTTGGTGTTCATCACCTGGCAAATCTTTCAGGAGATATAGCTCATCCAATACTCATCGGCATCTTCGTCTTTCTACTAG CTGCATCAGTGACATTTATACGCTTCTTTCCGCGGATGAAGGCGAGATATGACTATGGACTCCTCATTTTTATCTTGACATTCTGTTTGATATCGGTATCGGGGTACCGAGATGAGGAGATACTGGAAATGGCTCACAAGAGGGCGTCCACAATCCTCATAGGTGCCTTTATAGCTGTGTTTGTGTGCGTTTTCATTTGCCCGGTATGGGCTGGCGAAGATCTGCACAACTCAGTAGCCAAGAACATTGAAAAGCTCGGGAGCTTCTTGGAAG GTTTTGGGGATGAATACTTCAAAGTAGTTGGCAGTGGAGAGTCTAATATGGCACATTTGCAAGGATATTTTAGTGTTCTCAATTCAAAACAGAGTGAAGAAACTCAG GCCAATTTTGCAAGGTGGGAGCCTAGACATGGAAGGTTTAGGTACCGTCATCCTTGGAGATACTATCTCAAGATCGGAAACCTCACCCGGCAATGCGCCTACCGCATTGATACCCTCAGTGGTTACCTCAACTCTGAAGTCCAG ACACTATTAAACATTCAAAACAACCAAGTTCAAGAGCTgtgcatgaagatgagttcagaATCAGGCAAAGCACTGAAAGAGCTAGCATGGGCCCTAAAAACAATGACTGAGCCATGCTCTGCTGCCAGCTCCCACATCACAAAATCAAGAGCTGCGGCCAATAACCTCAAATCCATGCTTAGGACTAATGCAGCGGCGGTGGCGGGAGTTGGTGGAGATCAAGTTCGTCTCCTAGACATCGTGCCAGCTGTGACTGTTGCTTCGCTGCTAAGCGAAATTGTTGCTTACGCTGAACCAATTGAGAAGTCTATTCAGAAACTGGCCTCCCTTCAACATGTGCAGTTCAAGAGTGCAGAACGAAAAAAACCAACAGCATTGACGTCATGTAAAACTTCTTCCAGCAATGTGGGACCGCATCATGTCATCACCATGGATCGACTAGCATCTCTACAAGTTCAAGAATCAAACAAGGAAATCGGAAGCAAGTTTCAAAGAATTAGGAGCGCCGTTTGA